A genomic stretch from Candidatus Woesearchaeota archaeon includes:
- a CDS encoding UvrD-helicase domain-containing protein produces MQDKEFDYLQVLRAVDEIPFGVGKKLLIEFLQGKAKTESIIRNKLNKKQTFGSLAYEDNELSLMIDKLLLNNLLEIQSLQANKFWKIIGLTEKGRKELQNPTLHKKKLSNNFKNIKTVITEKERELFLALGDFISKYNDEQKKAIISNKEHILCLAGAGTGKTSVLTKRIEFLVQYKSVQPQKILAITFTRKTRDEMVKRLSQNPQCNNVQIETFNSFCERMLRTHNNYLYDKPMEVIMYRDKIKIIMQALNNLHLDINKAIAIYFTSNQQRGKSSEQLANIFMHDCFFVRDYFKSKNKQLKHEEFETDEAKHEQAAAMMYGVCNYIDTYMQKYGLRDFTDQLLDTLKLFTLHKELIPKFDHIMIDEYQDINTTQIELINDLNPPNLFSVGDPRQSIYGWRGSDIKFILNFEDAYPNAEIITLTKNYRSSPAIVDLINKAIAPMGLADLESAQAGNTRNPEIKMLKCQDENAEFSFVINNIKNTTLPRNEIFVLARTNRQLKDLSDLLKLQDIAHVVRTDETRKRVYTEPHQITLATIHAIKGLEAEMVLIIGCTAANFPCRASDHPVIDMIKVDEYDKEEEERRLFYVAMSRAKQNLFLTYTGKNPTYYITPEMLKIVQLDKTIVSNLKLDSEMPSISINTAKNRIRKTNASQIEERLKQWRWEIAQQHSIPAYMVVSNKTIIELAQKMPLTTQEMYDIYGLGPNKIMRYGEELLKVLHR; encoded by the coding sequence ATGCAGGATAAAGAGTTTGATTATCTCCAAGTGTTAAGGGCAGTAGATGAGATTCCGTTTGGTGTAGGAAAGAAACTATTAATCGAATTCTTGCAGGGAAAAGCAAAGACTGAATCCATTATAAGAAACAAATTAAACAAAAAACAAACCTTCGGCTCATTAGCCTACGAGGATAATGAGCTTAGTTTAATGATTGATAAACTGCTTCTTAATAACTTACTGGAGATACAATCGCTTCAAGCAAATAAATTCTGGAAAATAATAGGATTAACTGAAAAAGGAAGAAAAGAACTGCAAAACCCTACTCTGCACAAAAAGAAGCTTTCAAATAATTTCAAAAACATAAAAACAGTGATTACAGAAAAAGAACGTGAACTATTTCTTGCGCTGGGAGATTTCATAAGTAAATATAACGACGAACAAAAAAAAGCAATAATTTCTAACAAAGAACATATCCTCTGCCTTGCTGGAGCAGGAACAGGAAAAACATCAGTTTTAACAAAAAGAATTGAATTTCTAGTACAATATAAATCTGTTCAACCGCAGAAAATTCTCGCAATTACTTTTACGAGAAAAACGCGTGATGAAATGGTAAAAAGACTGAGCCAAAATCCGCAATGCAACAATGTGCAGATAGAAACATTTAATTCATTTTGTGAACGAATGTTAAGAACACATAATAATTATTTGTATGACAAACCAATGGAAGTTATTATGTACAGGGATAAAATAAAAATTATCATGCAAGCGCTTAATAATTTGCATTTAGATATAAACAAAGCAATTGCAATTTATTTTACTAGCAACCAACAACGTGGAAAATCAAGCGAGCAATTGGCAAATATTTTCATGCATGACTGTTTTTTTGTGAGAGATTATTTTAAATCAAAAAACAAGCAGTTAAAACATGAAGAATTTGAAACAGATGAAGCAAAGCATGAACAAGCTGCAGCCATGATGTATGGCGTCTGCAATTATATTGACACTTACATGCAAAAATACGGATTGCGGGATTTTACTGACCAGTTGCTTGACACATTAAAACTATTCACCCTTCACAAAGAATTAATCCCCAAATTTGATCACATCATGATTGATGAATATCAAGATATCAACACAACACAAATTGAACTGATCAATGACCTTAATCCACCTAATCTGTTCTCTGTTGGCGATCCGCGACAATCTATTTATGGATGGCGAGGATCTGATATCAAATTTATTCTTAATTTTGAAGATGCTTATCCAAATGCAGAGATAATTACTTTAACTAAAAACTATCGTTCATCACCAGCAATTGTTGATCTTATCAATAAAGCTATTGCGCCGATGGGATTAGCAGATCTTGAATCTGCGCAAGCTGGAAATACTAGAAATCCTGAAATAAAAATGTTAAAATGCCAGGATGAAAACGCTGAATTTTCGTTTGTAATCAATAACATAAAAAATACCACTCTTCCAAGAAATGAAATTTTTGTGTTAGCAAGAACAAACAGGCAATTAAAAGATCTCTCTGATCTATTAAAATTACAAGATATTGCTCATGTTGTCCGCACTGATGAAACAAGAAAAAGAGTGTATACTGAACCTCATCAAATAACACTTGCCACAATCCACGCAATAAAAGGACTTGAAGCGGAGATGGTATTGATTATAGGTTGCACAGCAGCAAATTTTCCCTGCAGAGCATCAGACCATCCAGTCATTGACATGATCAAAGTTGATGAATATGATAAAGAGGAAGAAGAAAGAAGATTATTTTATGTTGCCATGAGCAGAGCAAAACAAAACTTGTTTTTAACCTACACCGGCAAAAACCCAACCTATTATATTACTCCTGAAATGCTCAAGATAGTACAACTTGATAAAACAATAGTTTCCAACCTAAAATTAGATAGTGAAATGCCTTCAATTTCAATAAATACTGCTAAGAACAGGATAAGAAAAACAAATGCCAGTCAAATAGAAGAACGATTAAAACAATGGCGTTGGGAAATTGCGCAACAACACAGCATTCCTGCATACATGGTAGTCAGCAATAAAACCATTATCGAACTTGCCCAAAAAATGCCTTTAACAACGCAAGAGATGTATGATATTTATGGTCTTGGTCCAAACAAAATTATGAGATATGGAGAAGAATTGTTAAAGGTATTGCATAGATAA
- the gap gene encoding type I glyceraldehyde-3-phosphate dehydrogenase, with product MRIAINGFGRIGRLVARIALSDKKLDLVAINNPGAETKDLALLLKYDSIHGKFELPVDYGKDFIQVGKKKIKVINENDPEKLPWSKLKIDSVIECTGKFLTKETVEKHIKAGAKKVILSAPPKSSDIKTYVIGVNDHLINKKENIISNASCTTNCFAPMVMLLNKHLGIKHGYMVTVHAYTSDQRIHDGTHDDYRRGRAAALNMVPTSTGSAKAVAEVLPEMKGKLHASAIRVPVPDGSLTYFTCEVKKKKTVNQINALFKKEAKRLKGILQYAEEPLVSSDIVHNPHSCVFDSLLTEVDGDLVKVVAWYDNEWGYSNRIIDLAKKAA from the coding sequence ATGAGAATAGCTATTAATGGATTTGGCAGGATTGGCAGGTTGGTTGCAAGAATTGCTCTTTCAGATAAAAAACTCGATCTTGTTGCGATCAACAATCCTGGAGCAGAAACTAAAGATCTCGCGTTATTATTAAAATATGATTCAATTCACGGTAAATTCGAATTGCCGGTAGATTACGGGAAAGATTTCATACAAGTAGGAAAAAAGAAAATAAAAGTAATAAATGAAAACGATCCTGAAAAATTACCATGGAGTAAACTAAAGATTGATTCAGTGATTGAATGCACCGGCAAATTCCTGACCAAAGAAACTGTTGAAAAACATATTAAAGCAGGAGCAAAAAAAGTAATTTTAAGCGCCCCGCCAAAATCTTCTGATATCAAAACCTATGTAATAGGAGTCAATGATCATCTTATCAATAAAAAAGAAAATATAATTAGCAATGCATCCTGCACAACAAATTGTTTTGCGCCGATGGTTATGCTGCTGAATAAACATTTAGGAATTAAACATGGTTATATGGTAACGGTTCATGCTTATACCTCTGACCAGCGCATCCATGATGGAACCCATGATGACTATCGAAGAGGAAGAGCAGCAGCTTTGAATATGGTGCCGACAAGCACTGGCTCAGCTAAAGCAGTTGCTGAAGTATTGCCTGAAATGAAAGGAAAACTTCATGCTTCAGCAATAAGAGTTCCTGTTCCAGACGGTTCGTTAACCTATTTTACCTGTGAAGTTAAAAAGAAAAAAACAGTCAACCAAATAAATGCATTGTTCAAAAAAGAAGCGAAGAGATTAAAAGGTATTTTACAGTATGCAGAAGAACCCTTGGTTTCATCTGATATTGTCCACAATCCTCATTCGTGTGTTTTTGATTCTTTGCTCACTGAAGTAGATGGTGATTTAGTCAAAGTAGTTGCATGGTATGATAATGAATGGGGATATTCAAATAGAATAATTGATTTAGCAAAAAAAGCAGCATGA
- a CDS encoding phosphoglycerate kinase, whose protein sequence is MKLKQLTPEVVKNKTVILRTGFDVPLEHKKILDDSRIKDALPTINFLLENNCKIIILTHLHRPEGKVVEALRLDPIAKRLEELTKTKVKKLNYIVGAETEIRKLQQKEILMLENIRFLPEEEDNDEVKRDRLAKLLGHYGQLYINEAFSDCHRSHASITSLPKFLPAYPGFSLKHEVETIQKILKKAQKPFVLILGGAKLKTKIPLIEHLLPKVSKILLGGAMIFTFYAAKEINTGKSLVEYDEIEEATKIMKKAKGKLVLPVDIIAATKIDKYAKTMEVHYNKMPSSMIGVDIGHVTISHYKQYIKQAKTILWNGPLGIYEIKKFRQGTEDLANYLAQLKATKIIGGGDTGDIIHDLKLEDKMTFVATGGGASLALFSGKILPGLKPLSD, encoded by the coding sequence ATGAAACTCAAACAATTAACACCTGAAGTTGTAAAAAATAAAACAGTTATTCTAAGAACAGGATTTGATGTGCCTTTAGAACATAAAAAAATCCTGGATGATAGCCGAATTAAAGATGCGCTCCCGACAATTAATTTTCTTCTTGAAAACAATTGTAAAATAATAATTTTAACCCATCTTCATCGCCCTGAAGGAAAAGTAGTTGAAGCATTGCGCCTTGATCCTATAGCTAAAAGGCTTGAAGAGTTGACAAAAACAAAAGTGAAAAAACTTAATTATATTGTAGGCGCTGAAACCGAGATAAGAAAATTGCAGCAAAAAGAAATACTGATGCTTGAAAACATCCGCTTTTTACCTGAAGAGGAAGACAACGATGAAGTAAAAAGGGATAGATTAGCAAAATTGCTTGGCCATTATGGGCAACTCTATATTAATGAAGCATTTTCTGATTGCCACCGCAGCCATGCTTCAATAACAAGCCTTCCTAAATTCCTTCCTGCGTATCCAGGATTTAGCCTAAAGCATGAAGTAGAAACTATTCAAAAAATATTGAAAAAAGCACAGAAACCATTTGTTCTCATTCTTGGCGGCGCCAAACTTAAAACAAAAATACCGTTGATCGAACATCTCTTGCCAAAAGTATCAAAGATATTACTGGGAGGAGCAATGATATTTACCTTTTATGCTGCAAAAGAAATCAACACAGGAAAATCATTAGTTGAATATGATGAAATTGAGGAAGCAACAAAAATAATGAAAAAAGCAAAAGGTAAATTAGTGCTCCCAGTTGATATTATAGCTGCAACTAAGATTGACAAATATGCTAAAACTATGGAAGTACACTATAATAAAATGCCAAGTTCGATGATTGGAGTTGATATTGGCCATGTAACTATTTCTCATTACAAACAGTATATAAAACAGGCAAAAACAATTTTATGGAACGGACCATTGGGAATATATGAAATTAAAAAATTCAGGCAAGGAACTGAAGACCTAGCAAATTATCTTGCACAACTAAAGGCAACAAAAATTATTGGAGGCGGAGACACAGGAGATATAATTCATGATCTGAAACTTGAAGATAAGATGACCTTTGTAGCAACAGGCGGCGGAGCTTCATTAGCATTATTTTCAGGAAAAATATTGCCAGGTTTGAAACCACTCAGTGACTAA
- a CDS encoding CDP-archaeol synthase produces MLIYFVVCNKSSGVLAPTFVKLFLNTFWGFFGVPERKIQLKHTSKAELALKPYKTYYILFVEIFIKYYSLSKFMLQLVLQSLFIFFPAAVANMVPVFVKDIRFLRKPIDFGLTIKGKPIFGENKTWRGIFFGILGAIAAIYIEYYLVSPESLGITVNFNQDHLALVGALLGAGALGGDLIKSFFKRRQNIPPGKSWWVFDQIDWILGASIVFSVMVQSIDYVFIGFSIVFFGILHLITNYIGYSLKIKENMF; encoded by the coding sequence ATGTTAATATATTTTGTGGTATGTAATAAGTCGTCTGGGGTTTTAGCGCCTACTTTTGTGAAGCTCTTCTTAAATACATTTTGGGGATTTTTCGGAGTTCCAGAGAGAAAAATCCAATTGAAACACACTTCAAAAGCTGAACTGGCGCTAAAACCATACAAGACTTATTACATACTTTTTGTGGAAATCTTTATAAAGTATTATTCCTTAAGTAAATTTATGCTTCAACTTGTACTTCAGTCATTGTTTATTTTTTTTCCAGCTGCTGTAGCTAATATGGTTCCAGTATTTGTTAAAGATATTCGATTCTTGCGAAAACCTATTGATTTTGGCTTAACTATTAAGGGGAAACCAATTTTTGGCGAAAACAAAACTTGGCGCGGAATATTTTTTGGTATTTTGGGTGCAATTGCAGCTATTTATATTGAATATTATCTTGTTTCTCCAGAGAGCTTAGGCATTACTGTTAATTTCAATCAGGATCACTTAGCTCTTGTTGGAGCACTGCTAGGAGCTGGTGCTTTAGGAGGAGATCTTATTAAGAGTTTTTTTAAACGAAGACAGAATATTCCCCCTGGAAAATCATGGTGGGTATTTGATCAAATTGATTGGATTTTGGGTGCAAGCATTGTGTTTTCTGTAATGGTACAAAGCATAGATTATGTGTTTATAGGATTTTCCATAGTTTTTTTTGGAATATTGCATCTTATAACCAATTATATTGGTTATAGTCTGAAAATAAAAGAAAACATGTTTTAA
- a CDS encoding glycosyltransferase: MNIVVVTDTFLPEINGATIALYRQYNELAEKHHILIICPSYPHHNNSLTKKMKLHENITVMRLPSWSLPSYPEVRIVIPQPRKIKKMMNKFNAEVIHIHTPGALGSYMFFKKLPIKKIATFHTLVTEQLQYVLLSKRFFESLIWKLLIKLYNKADIIITPTETIKKVIVEKGIIKPITVISNGIVRFKTKKEYTNKNKLVYVGRVSYEKNIDVLIKAVALIKKKIPNITLTIIGDGPDIKRLEKMTKELNLRKHIFFKSWMDNDKLNDELMHYDIFVTASIMETQGIAILEAMSVGLPIIGAEKYAIPELIKNNGYVFEPHNVEACAETIIKCLQKDNLQELGKNSIKIAKEHSIDKTLEKLEKLYREQCLC, encoded by the coding sequence ATGAACATCGTTGTTGTTACTGACACATTTCTCCCTGAAATAAATGGTGCAACTATAGCCCTCTACCGGCAATACAATGAGCTTGCTGAAAAACATCATATCCTCATCATCTGCCCTTCATACCCTCACCATAACAATTCATTAACAAAAAAAATGAAGCTCCATGAAAATATAACCGTTATGAGGTTGCCTTCATGGAGCTTGCCGTCTTACCCTGAAGTGAGAATAGTTATTCCACAACCAAGAAAAATAAAAAAAATGATGAATAAATTTAACGCTGAAGTTATACATATCCACACTCCAGGAGCTCTTGGAAGTTATATGTTTTTTAAAAAATTACCTATTAAAAAAATAGCAACTTTTCATACCTTAGTTACAGAACAATTGCAGTATGTTTTACTCAGCAAACGATTTTTTGAATCATTGATATGGAAATTGCTCATAAAACTCTACAATAAAGCAGATATAATCATCACACCAACAGAAACCATTAAAAAAGTTATTGTAGAAAAAGGAATCATAAAACCAATAACCGTTATTTCTAATGGAATAGTAAGGTTTAAAACAAAAAAAGAGTACACGAACAAGAACAAACTTGTCTATGTAGGAAGAGTTTCATATGAGAAAAATATTGATGTTCTTATTAAAGCAGTAGCTTTAATAAAAAAGAAAATCCCAAATATCACATTGACGATTATTGGTGATGGACCTGATATAAAAAGATTAGAAAAAATGACTAAAGAATTAAACTTGAGAAAACATATTTTCTTTAAAAGCTGGATGGATAACGATAAACTGAATGATGAACTTATGCACTACGATATTTTTGTTACTGCTTCAATTATGGAAACACAGGGCATTGCAATCCTTGAAGCAATGTCTGTCGGGTTGCCTATTATTGGAGCAGAAAAATATGCCATTCCTGAACTTATTAAAAATAATGGTTATGTATTTGAACCACATAATGTTGAAGCCTGTGCAGAGACAATAATAAAATGCTTGCAAAAAGATAATCTTCAAGAACTCGGTAAAAATTCAATTAAAATCGCAAAAGAACATAGCATTGATAAAACCTTAGAAAAGCTAGAAAAACTTTACCGTGAACAATGTCTTTGCTGA
- a CDS encoding alpha/beta hydrolase, translating into MQEKIIKSFDSTNIYYKLKQGKTGKPVLLFIHGLSGNHTVWKRSLTYFSKKNYTVLAVDLHGHGYSYKCRKAHRYSIKHFARDLKAIIDHEHLKNVVLVGISLGGMVILTYEQMFGKGTEKLVLMGTTPRNPLRYSPFPFLHFLTPLYVFFAYIVAYISSKIPSRKWPYLDYSFFKHHNALTIVYYDLKVSPLYSYFWSVMSMFFYDMKEHLHKIKKPTLLLVGGKDFVVTKKASYELATYLLHSKVHVIPEADHLIPLRYPDEMNKIIEVFVNDKKRKFPITKESCEFDQQRHCSR; encoded by the coding sequence ATGCAAGAAAAAATTATTAAAAGTTTTGATAGCACTAACATTTATTATAAATTAAAACAAGGAAAAACCGGGAAACCAGTATTATTATTTATCCATGGATTAAGCGGCAATCATACTGTTTGGAAAAGATCTTTAACTTATTTCAGCAAAAAGAATTATACTGTTCTTGCTGTTGATTTACATGGCCATGGTTATTCGTACAAATGCAGAAAGGCTCATCGTTATTCAATAAAGCATTTTGCTCGTGATCTTAAAGCGATTATTGACCACGAACACCTCAAGAATGTAGTACTTGTTGGGATTTCTTTAGGGGGCATGGTTATTTTAACGTATGAACAAATGTTTGGAAAAGGCACAGAAAAATTAGTGCTGATGGGAACTACTCCGCGCAATCCTTTGCGGTACAGTCCCTTTCCCTTTCTTCATTTCTTAACACCACTCTATGTTTTTTTTGCGTATATTGTTGCATATATCTCCAGTAAAATTCCTTCCAGAAAATGGCCTTATTTAGATTACTCTTTTTTCAAACATCACAATGCACTTACTATTGTGTATTATGATCTTAAAGTCAGCCCTCTTTATTCTTATTTTTGGAGCGTTATGAGTATGTTTTTTTATGATATGAAGGAGCATCTGCATAAGATTAAAAAACCAACTTTATTGCTTGTTGGCGGAAAGGATTTTGTTGTCACTAAAAAAGCAAGTTATGAATTAGCAACCTATTTACTTCACAGCAAAGTTCATGTTATACCGGAAGCTGATCATCTAATACCTTTACGCTATCCCGATGAAATGAATAAGATTATTGAAGTTTTTGTCAATGATAAAAAAAGGAAATTTCCTATTACTAAGGAATCATGTGAGTTTGATCAGCAAAGACATTGTTCACGGTAA
- a CDS encoding divergent PAP2 family protein — MVQDIFTNQIIWGLLISFSLSQFIKMMLQKDFSLAAFFKPGGMPSSHTAPAVSLCLSIYLTEGVTTAFAIALAFAVVIIRDSLGIRYEIGEQGKQINKLTKAVLKRDTVRFNEIQGHKPLQIFAGALVGIIVSIVLYFIW; from the coding sequence ATGGTTCAAGATATTTTTACCAATCAAATTATATGGGGGTTGTTGATTAGTTTTTCTCTCAGCCAATTTATTAAAATGATGTTGCAAAAAGATTTTTCTCTTGCAGCTTTTTTTAAGCCAGGGGGAATGCCAAGTTCGCATACAGCGCCAGCAGTTTCACTATGCTTATCTATATATCTCACTGAAGGTGTAACGACAGCGTTTGCCATTGCTCTTGCGTTTGCCGTCGTTATTATCCGTGATTCATTAGGAATTAGGTATGAAATTGGTGAACAGGGAAAACAGATAAATAAGCTCACTAAAGCAGTTTTGAAGAGAGATACTGTTAGGTTTAATGAAATTCAAGGTCATAAGCCACTGCAGATTTTTGCAGGCGCGCTTGTAGGTATTATCGTTTCAATTGTTTTGTACTTTATTTGGTAA
- the pssA gene encoding CDP-diacylglycerol--serine O-phosphatidyltransferase — translation MNIIKTLKLADYVTLGNLISGSLSILFTLSHYFTLAALLLIASALFDFLDGRIARLTKTENLLGKYLDSLSDLVSFGLAPAVLGYGLGLQTWYAVVVLVVFVSCGALRLARFMITESKDFEGLPITHTFLYGVLYFLVPFNNYMVLVYLFSSLLMIATFRFKKL, via the coding sequence ATGAATATTATCAAAACCTTAAAACTTGCGGATTATGTTACTTTAGGTAATCTTATTTCAGGAAGTTTAAGTATTCTTTTCACGTTGAGCCATTATTTTACTTTAGCAGCATTGTTGCTTATAGCTTCAGCTTTATTTGATTTTCTAGATGGAAGAATTGCACGTCTTACTAAAACAGAGAATCTGTTAGGCAAATACTTAGATTCGCTATCTGATCTTGTTTCATTTGGTCTGGCGCCTGCAGTGTTAGGGTATGGCTTAGGATTGCAAACATGGTATGCGGTAGTGGTCCTTGTGGTGTTTGTGTCCTGCGGAGCATTGCGATTAGCAAGATTTATGATAACAGAATCAAAAGATTTTGAAGGTTTGCCTATTACGCATACTTTTTTATATGGTGTTTTGTATTTTTTAGTTCCTTTCAATAATTATATGGTTTTAGTTTACTTGTTTTCATCACTCTTAATGATAGCGACATTTAGATTTAAAAAACTATAA
- a CDS encoding phosphatidylserine decarboxylase family protein, protein MWWLYTVLGIIAGIVLLLLFYYYLWFLRNPVREIPADPKVIVSPTDGKIINIFEFHNEKVKLKKGVGTIKTSTKEVGKEGYIIQIMMTPLDVHYQRSPIEGIVKNISYQKGKFMNAVSTQSLDVLENEKNEVLITNTKQKITVKMIQVAGFLARRIHCFVKKDEKVLKGEQIGVIKLGSQVILIVSNIKLAIKLGDYVYGGSTIIGRF, encoded by the coding sequence ATGTGGTGGCTTTATACTGTATTAGGGATAATAGCAGGAATTGTCTTATTATTACTCTTCTATTATTATCTCTGGTTTCTACGTAATCCAGTAAGAGAGATTCCTGCAGATCCGAAGGTTATTGTTAGTCCCACTGATGGAAAGATTATCAACATATTTGAATTTCATAATGAAAAGGTTAAGCTCAAAAAAGGTGTTGGCACCATAAAGACTTCCACTAAAGAAGTAGGCAAAGAAGGTTATATCATTCAGATCATGATGACACCTTTGGATGTTCATTATCAGCGATCACCTATTGAAGGAATTGTAAAAAATATCTCCTATCAAAAAGGCAAGTTTATGAATGCTGTTTCTACCCAAAGCCTTGATGTTTTGGAAAATGAAAAAAATGAAGTTCTTATTACTAACACAAAACAAAAAATAACCGTGAAAATGATTCAAGTGGCAGGATTTTTGGCAAGACGAATTCATTGTTTTGTTAAAAAAGACGAAAAAGTTCTTAAAGGCGAGCAGATTGGTGTCATTAAATTAGGCAGCCAAGTTATACTTATTGTGTCAAACATAAAGCTTGCTATAAAACTTGGAGATTATGTTTATGGTGGTTCAACTATTATAGGGAGATTTTAA
- a CDS encoding YgiT-type zinc finger protein, which produces MDNKKNDEKNKCWECDNKMVEKQVDYILYGVAIGTFPALVCDHCNETYFSEETSRKITEITKQKGLWGLQARTKVGQAGNTLDIRLPKKIIEFTHLSKGAEVTITPENKNKIVITL; this is translated from the coding sequence ATGGATAATAAAAAAAATGATGAGAAAAATAAATGCTGGGAATGCGATAATAAGATGGTTGAAAAACAAGTAGATTATATCCTCTACGGTGTTGCTATTGGAACATTTCCAGCTCTTGTTTGCGATCATTGCAATGAAACTTATTTTAGTGAAGAAACATCGAGAAAAATAACTGAAATAACTAAACAAAAGGGTTTATGGGGATTGCAGGCAAGAACAAAAGTAGGTCAAGCTGGCAATACCCTTGATATTCGATTGCCTAAGAAAATTATTGAATTTACTCATCTTTCTAAAGGGGCAGAAGTAACTATCACTCCAGAAAATAAAAATAAAATAGTAATTACTCTCTAA
- a CDS encoding ATP-binding protein encodes MLIIERPQELKKITQIKKWLLIYGRRKTGKTYLISTFLKPDEYFFIKSNKNILTKNNESISYETFIEIVKRSLANNKIVAVDEFHRLGTDFFDFLHYTEKKGKLILISSTLYLSKKLLSEKSALLGLFAEVVIGLISLQDILKALGKYNLPKKELFEIAILLREPIAIDYFDERKKARETAAIIIESSLRTIPALMGEIFIEEQREISAVYEGILRGIAIGKINSGELSSYLFSKRLLMKDDPSIIQQYLNNLMQFGIIKRIELFTKKRFVYKLTSPLARIYYYSDEKYNISERKMNEKELLAIIDELMPRIVEDTVREELAEKEGLRETIVESADFEIDGCLLKFKTPEIALEVKWKDSTKLNINEINNKLKEIDAKKRVLFVSDKKTVKNNGLIIMDPADL; translated from the coding sequence ATGCTGATTATAGAAAGACCCCAAGAGCTTAAAAAGATAACACAAATAAAGAAATGGCTGTTAATTTATGGGAGGAGAAAAACAGGGAAAACATATCTCATCTCTACATTTCTCAAGCCAGATGAATATTTTTTTATAAAAAGCAATAAAAATATTTTGACTAAAAACAATGAATCCATTTCTTATGAAACATTTATTGAGATAGTAAAACGCAGCCTTGCAAATAACAAAATAGTTGCCGTTGATGAATTTCACCGGTTAGGTACTGATTTTTTTGATTTTTTGCATTATACTGAAAAAAAAGGAAAATTAATTCTAATTTCATCTACGCTTTATCTTTCGAAAAAGCTTCTTTCTGAAAAGTCAGCATTGCTTGGATTATTCGCAGAAGTAGTTATTGGCCTGATTAGTTTGCAGGACATATTAAAAGCATTGGGAAAATATAATCTTCCAAAAAAAGAGCTGTTTGAAATTGCAATACTTCTCCGCGAACCGATTGCAATAGATTATTTTGATGAGAGAAAAAAAGCGAGGGAAACAGCAGCAATAATCATCGAGAGTTCTTTAAGAACAATTCCTGCCTTAATGGGAGAGATTTTTATTGAAGAACAGCGGGAAATTTCAGCAGTTTATGAAGGCATTCTTAGGGGAATAGCAATAGGAAAGATAAATTCAGGGGAATTATCAAGCTATTTATTTTCAAAAAGATTATTGATGAAAGATGATCCTAGTATAATACAGCAATATCTTAATAATTTGATGCAATTTGGGATTATAAAAAGAATAGAATTATTTACCAAGAAGAGATTCGTATATAAACTGACGTCACCGCTGGCAAGAATTTATTATTACAGTGATGAAAAATACAATATTTCTGAGAGGAAAATGAATGAAAAGGAACTGCTCGCCATTATAGATGAATTGATGCCAAGAATAGTGGAAGATACCGTCAGGGAAGAGCTTGCTGAAAAAGAAGGGTTAAGGGAAACAATAGTGGAATCCGCAGATTTCGAAATTGATGGCTGTTTGCTAAAATTTAAAACACCGGAAATAGCATTGGAAGTTAAGTGGAAAGATAGTACTAAATTAAATATTAATGAGATTAATAATAAATTAAAAGAAATAGACGCAAAAAAAAGAGTGTTATTTGTTTCTGATAAGAAAACAGTGAAAAACAATGGATTAATAATCATGGATCCAGCAGATTTATAG